The nucleotide sequence ATTTGAGCGGGATACCAAACACCCTGAGCACGAAACGGTATCTCTGGGTTCCGCTGAATTTCTCATTGTCGGAATGGGCAATGCCGGACGAGCCGCCTACGACAAACTGAGGGAACAGGGCAAACCGGTTGTAGGGATGGACATTGATCCCGACCGGATCGAGCGAAACCTGAAAGCCGGCCGGCGTGTAGTTTACGGAGACATCCAGGACACCGATTTGTGGACCAACATCGACATCGAAAAAATCAGGTCGGTCATGATTGCAATGGGCAATCAGCTGGTTAAGGAAAATGCCACCAGAACACTGCGTCTCTCCGGATACAAAGGCCTTATCTACGTACTCACCATGCGCGAAGAGGAAGCCGAAGTGATGCGGCGTGCGGGTGCAAGCGCGGTCTCGATCCCCATTAAGGAAGCCGGCGAGCGTCTTGCAGAACTCAGCGCAGAACTGAACGATGACAGCCCATAAATCGATTGAGTCTAAAACCGGAAGAACATGTCACCTAAACCGACACTTATATACGCATACGATCCGCTTTGCGGGTGGTGTTTCGGATTTCACCCCGTCATGGAAAAACTGGCCGAAAGATTCACTGATGACCTGCAAGTACGGGTGATTCCCGGGGGTCTGGCTGTAGACGATAATGCTCAGCCCATTCGGGAGGGGTACAGCTACATCTCCGGTGCACTTGAACAGGTTGAGAAGACCACTGGTGTTTCATTCGGAAAAAATTTCAGGCTGCTTGCTGAAGAGGGCAGCTACCTGTACGACTCCATGCCTTCCTGCATCGCTCAAAATACGATAAACCTGCTGAACCCTTCTCTCTCCCTTAGGTTCGCCGGACTGATGCAGCACGCTCTCTTTGTGGAGGGACGAGATCTGAATGATCCGGATACTTTCCTTGAACTGATTGTAGAGAACAGGCTGGATGTGGACAAAAACGCGTTTCTCAATCATTTTCAGAGCCGTGAAATGCACAACAGAACGCGCGAACTCTTTGAATGGTGCCGGGAGGCCGGAGCAGCTGCCTTTCCCACACTCCTTCTGGAGCTTGGCGAAGAAACGGGGCTTATTTCCCGCGGTTACCGGCCCTACGACACCATCGAGTCGCACCTTCACCACCTTGTACTAAACTATAACAAACTTGCTCAATAACGTCAGTTCGATTTAAGAATCTGGAAAAAGCGTCTCCCCTCCTTCGCAAGTAGGGGGCGGGGGTGGTTACAACTCGTTGAGCAAGACTCAAACTGAAAAATTAACTCATTGGCCTGTCTCAACCACCCCTTATCCATTGGGATCCCTGCGGGGAAATCCCCTCCCTGATAAGGTGGTCACGAAACTTCGGTGTGACTGCCCAATTCAAAGATTTTATTTCGAACTCACGTTAAATTATAATGCTCCCTGTAGAACAGGCAAGGGAGCACACAGGGCGCCGGATTCCGGATTTCGTAAAACAACAAATAAGAGAATTATGAATCAATCACCCTCAATTGTAGTCATTGGCGCTACCGGCATGCTGGGTTCACGCGTAACCCGTGTACTGCACGAAAACGGTTTTGACGTGACGGCAGCCGTACGGGATCCCGAAAAAGCCAGAAAGATGCCTCAGCTTGAGGGGATGCGAATAACCTACGCAGATCTGAGCCAACCGGAGACCCTCGAGACGGTGATGGCGGGTGCAGACTATCTTTATATCAACGTCAGCACTGCACCGGATGAGCGCAATGCTTCATTTAAAACAGAGATTGACGGGTTATCCAACGCAATTCGGGCTGCAGAAAAGGCGGGCGTCCAGAGAATTGGCTTCCTGTCTTCCCTGGTGAAGGATTACGAAGCCGGCTGGTGGGTGTTCGACATCAAGCGCAAAGCGGTTGACCTGCTGCGTACCTGCTCTCTGCCCATCACCATATTCTATCCGTCCAGTTTTTTTGAAAACCTGACCGAGCTGCAGCTCAAGGGGAACAGGGTGCTGATCGCCGGGCGGCAGGAAACCCAAAGCTGGTGGATTGGAACTCAGGATTACGGCAAAATGGTGGCTCAGGCATTCCGCCAGGATCACGGGGAAAACAGGGAGTACACCGTTCAGGGCCCGGAGCCGTTCAGTATGGATGAAGCGGTCGACGAGTTTATTGATAACGTCACTTCCCGGAACCTGAAAAAATTGCGCACCCCCATGTGGGTCTTCAGGATGCTGAAACCATTCTCCAAAACGATCGATTTTCAGTATAACATTCTCAACGCGA is from Rhodohalobacter mucosus and encodes:
- a CDS encoding DsbA family protein, with translation MSPKPTLIYAYDPLCGWCFGFHPVMEKLAERFTDDLQVRVIPGGLAVDDNAQPIREGYSYISGALEQVEKTTGVSFGKNFRLLAEEGSYLYDSMPSCIAQNTINLLNPSLSLRFAGLMQHALFVEGRDLNDPDTFLELIVENRLDVDKNAFLNHFQSREMHNRTRELFEWCREAGAAAFPTLLLELGEETGLISRGYRPYDTIESHLHHLVLNYNKLAQ
- a CDS encoding SDR family oxidoreductase, whose amino-acid sequence is MNQSPSIVVIGATGMLGSRVTRVLHENGFDVTAAVRDPEKARKMPQLEGMRITYADLSQPETLETVMAGADYLYINVSTAPDERNASFKTEIDGLSNAIRAAEKAGVQRIGFLSSLVKDYEAGWWVFDIKRKAVDLLRTCSLPITIFYPSSFFENLTELQLKGNRVLIAGRQETQSWWIGTQDYGKMVAQAFRQDHGENREYTVQGPEPFSMDEAVDEFIDNVTSRNLKKLRTPMWVFRMLKPFSKTIDFQYNILNAINRYDEQFQSEVTWKELGKPKMTLSDFAHSFDEKQHSK